DNA sequence from the Armigeres subalbatus isolate Guangzhou_Male chromosome 1, GZ_Asu_2, whole genome shotgun sequence genome:
tttaatctacagactaagttcaacaccggattTGGATATGCTTGTTGGATGTTCGatcagcacttctacagttattaactgcggggtttctaagccatgttatcatttttgcattcatgtatcatgaggctagcacgatgatacttttatgctcatgGAAGTCGTGAAAATTTCCAataccggaccgggaatcgaacccagccactctcagcatgatcttgctgaTTTTTAACACGTTCcgataatttttcaatttattaagactaatttcatacgaaaaatgcGATTTAAAACTATCATGGCTATTTATCTGAGTATGTGGAAAACTAATATGGGACTAGTATTAAAGTGCCGGTAGTGTAGGCACCTTGGATTATGTACAGAGACAATGTATTAAATGCCAAACAAGGATATTTCACAATCATAAACTAACACAACAATGCATGTTAAATATATGTAAGTGTATTAGTTAAGTGTTGCTTAAACTTTCAATGCTTTAATATATTTATACCGAGAATTACTAACAAAAAAATACGAACGCAACATACGTTTCAACATGAGAAAAActccttcaatttttttctgaCATCACTGCTAGGACACCAAAAACTTTTAGGTCATCAAACATTCTTTAACGTGAATCATACATAttaaagtaaaataaatttatatggaTGAACAATAAAGCGATAAAGGGAATATCCATCATTGTTCATAGGATTGAACGTTCTCATAATTGGAATACAGACATAAACGTTTTTCTTTGGACACCTTCGATTCCTCTACGTGGATCTTTCCTTATTCTACTATCCGATCTGTGATGAAAATATGTACAAACCGATACAACAACGTGAGAGGGTGCCAACTTGATATGAACGACCCCGACCTTCGAGGTCATCTACCGAAGTGATCCGAACAGACTTACCGCTAAAATCAGTAAACCAAAATCCAACCGTAGATTCTTATGACCGCAGCGCCTGTAATCGGCTCTGCATGTCTTTCATGTCGTCCTCGTCTTCGCCCTCCATAGTAGCCCCAACGCCGGAAGCTTCTCCTTCGCTCTCCTTCGCCGGGGCAGCCATCGGGGCCGCCGGAGCCTCGCCCAATTTCCCGGCCGTAATTTCCCATAGCACCTTGTCGATTTCCTTCTGCGCTTCCTCTTCCATCTCCTCGACATCCTCCATCGATTCCATTGTCTCGTCGATCATTTCCTCGATGATGCCCGCTTTCATCATCTCTTTGGACATTTCCCTCATGGACGCGGCCACTTCCGGAAGCTTTACCAGTGCTTGCATTGCTTGCATCACCTCCGTAGATTTAGCCAAGGAACCAGCGACCCGAACCGTTGCAAGCTGATTTTTCATTTGCAGCTGCACGGAGTTTATATGGGCTTTACTGGTATAGATCTTATTCACCGCCTTCCGGGACCGTACAACTTCTTTTGCTAGTATTGTACAAACTTCCTTGTCATTTTTCTTAGCGGCTTCCTTTAGCGATCGTTTAATTTTGTCCTCTTCTCTCTGGATCGACCGAATCTGTCGATCCAGGGCGTAGGATTCTTTTCTAAGCTTCGATGACCATTCTTGAACCTATAATATTTCGAATACGGTTCATAATGATCTATTTTAGTCTCAAGGTTAAATGTAAAGCATATTAATCGATTTACAAAAACTTACCATGTCTTTCGGATTCCTTTCTTGCGACTTCCCGAAAAGACCCATTTTCAAATTTCACTGTTTGTATTTAGTTCACAAGGTTGgtaataattgttttttgttaGAACTAATAAAATCTGAGATGAGATTTATCAGGAAATAAAAACTCTTGGAAAGAAAATTTGTTTCTTCTTCATGAGCTGCGATGAATCACGCACGCAAAAATATTTACACAAATtaaatcggcaccaacatttcaaaagggcgaaaccgtttttgtaaacaagagcttcaaTTCGAGCCCACCCGCACGCAATCCAACATCACTGATGAAAGCAGCAAATCCTCTTCTTTTCAACAAATGGAGCTGGATTGCGTGGCTGGCCATAAAATAAATAGACCACCAACGACGTGAAAaactcttgtttacaaaagcagttttgcCGTTttaaaatgttggtgccgaaaatACCCGAAATTACCCGCAGAcgcaaaaatgtcaacattttgtttatatttacttTTTTTGACACTCTTGGGCAAGACCGATTCTGAAGGGCGTTCGGGTACATATCTCGCGTAACATTTGAAATCAGCCTACagccaaaacataaacacactCCAAATACAGTCAACTTTCGCTCGTTGGGCTAAACTCGTAGCCCATCTAGTGAAAGACTTTCGTTAGTTGGGCTGAGATTTCATCTGACAAATCAGGAATACAATAGAAATTCAGAGCTGCCAActgcgaaaaagaaaaaaaactgccgtTGATGTCATAATTTGACGTCCACCTTCATTTTAAGTGGGCTACAG
Encoded proteins:
- the LOC134204976 gene encoding charged multivesicular body protein 3-like, producing MGLFGKSQERNPKDMVQEWSSKLRKESYALDRQIRSIQREEDKIKRSLKEAAKKNDKEVCTILAKEVVRSRKAVNKIYTSKAHINSVQLQMKNQLATVRVAGSLAKSTEVMQAMQALVKLPEVAASMREMSKEMMKAGIIEEMIDETMESMEDVEEMEEEAQKEIDKVLWEITAGKLGEAPAAPMAAPAKESEGEASGVGATMEGEDEDDMKDMQSRLQALRS